The Brassica oleracea var. oleracea cultivar TO1000 chromosome C6, BOL, whole genome shotgun sequence genome includes a region encoding these proteins:
- the LOC106296619 gene encoding TMV resistance protein N-like, whose translation MNTVLKKRSCFKTKVKSLRLFESRSSLSSSFSFPPKKYDVFLSFRGADTRKNFVSFLYKELETKGIQTFKDDKALVRGRPIAPELVQAIQGTRIAVVVVSPTYSASYWCLEELVKILKLEKKGLLIVVPIFYEVDPCQVRRQKGEVAEQFKKHKKRYSRERVRSWRNALTRVTILSGDCSKNCKDDATLVDGITKRISEILSTETQSNGNNLIGFDKHMKELYPLLDLNSNEGVQVSGIWGRGSNGISALARGVYQDISPKFEAHCFLEDLRRISLDCQKSHLQEELLSKMEGPCLSTKSSRMCFDAIKARLGNKKVLLVANDVDKIEKLDALANEFSWFGPGSRIIIVTQDKQLLSSWGVKSVYEVELLRCCEVGKLWRSEAFKQKQDPESFEGSMNLPGSNLFSSLKYLMNYLSDGDQLRERVNEILYSL comes from the exons ATGAACACGGTCTTAAAGAAACGATCGTGCTTTAAAACAAAAGTTAAGTCCTTACGACTATTCGAATCCAGGTCATCGTTATCTTCTTCTTTTTCTTTCCCTCCAAAAAAATACGATGTCTTTTTGAGCTTCAGAGGCGCAGATACTCGCAAGAACTTCGTCAGTTTTCTGTACAAGGAGTTAGAGACCAAAGGAATTCAAACTTTCAAAGACGACAAGGCACTGGTGCGTGGCCGTCCGATTGCACCAGAGCTTGTCCAAGCCATCCAAGGGACAAGAATCGCCGTGGTGGTGGTCTCTCCGACTTACTCAGCTTCCTACTGGTGTCTTGAAGAGCTTGTTAAGATTTTGAAACTCGAGAAAAAGGGTTTGCTTATTGTGGTGCCGATTTTCTACGAGGTTGATCCTTGTCAAGTGAGGAGACAGAAGGGAGAAGTCGCGGAACAGTTCAAGAAACACAAGAAGAGATATAGCAGAGAAAGAGTCAGATCTTGGAGGAATGCGCTGACTAGGGTAACTATTCTCTCCGGCGACTGTTCTAAAAACTG CAAAGATGACGCTACGCTGGTTGATGGAATTACTAAGAGAATTTCAGAGATTTTGTCCACGGAAACACAAAGCAATGGTAATAACCTAATTGGTTTCGACAAACACATGAAGGAATTGTATCCGTTGTTGGATCTAAATTCAAACGAAGGTGTTCAAGTAAGTGGAATTTGGGGAAGAGGAAGCAATGGAATATCAGCACTCGCGAGAGGCGTTTACCAAGACATCTCACCCAAATTTGAAGCTCATTGTTTTCTCGAAGACCTCAGAAGGATCTCACTAGATTGCCAAAAATCTCATCTACAAGAAGAGCTTCTTTCCAAGATGGAAGGTCCCTGCTTGAGCACAAAGAGCTCTCGCATGTGTTTTGACGCGATCAAAGCAAGGCTAGGAAACAAGAAGGTTCTGCTTGTGGCTAACGACGTGGACAAGATCGAAAAGTTAGATGCGCTTGCTAACGAATTTAGTTGGTTTGGTCCAGGGAGTAGAATCATCATAGTCACACAAGATAAGCAATTACTTAGTTCATGGGGTGTGAAGAGTGTCTACGAAGTTGAGCTCTTGAGATGCTGTGAAGTTGGTAAGCTCTGGAGGTCTGAAGCCTTCAAGCAAAAACAAGATCCTGAGAGTTTCGAGGGGTCCATGAATCTTCCTGGTAGTAATCTCTTTTCGTCCCTTAAATATTTAATGAATTATTTGAGTGATGGAGATCAGCTTAGGGAAAGAGTAAATGAAATATTATATAGTCTTTAG